In Kitasatospora gansuensis, a genomic segment contains:
- a CDS encoding APC family permease: MVQLDSRPKAAAPAAGADANDGVRSKGLNSNSVGLLGNSVIGVSTVAPVYCLTTTLGTTVAAVGLQMPALFLAGFLPMMLVAFAYRELNKAVPDSGTSFTWTVKAFGPHVGWMCGWGLVVATIIVLSNLAGVATEYFYLLLGEATGSEWITGLNDDKLVHVLTCLTLIALATAISYRGMTATKGVQYALVGLQLAVLGVFAVMAIGKAVAGDAPGSLDFSWSWLDPFQADSFSAFVAGLSLSLFMYWGWDACLSANEETGGSEKTPGRAAVLAMVVLVGSYLFTAVAVQMYAGVGSTGTGLGNKETSSNVFAALAGPVMGPTLGILLFVAVLASAAASLQTTFIPVSRTVLAMSVYEALPPSFTEVNEKYRTPGRAIVTAGVGTGVFYTVMTLVSENVLSDTIAALTLMICFYYSLTAFACAWYFRRDFGRSVRDALLKVVFPLVGGLTLAGIFAQSLRDMIKPDYGQGSSVFGVGSVFVIGVGVLALGLVVMAVMMRRSPAFFRGEVLTRETPALVLPE, encoded by the coding sequence ATGGTTCAGCTCGACTCCCGCCCGAAGGCCGCCGCTCCGGCGGCCGGAGCGGACGCCAACGACGGTGTCCGCTCCAAGGGCCTCAACAGCAACTCGGTCGGCCTGCTCGGGAACTCCGTCATCGGCGTCTCGACGGTGGCCCCGGTCTACTGCCTGACCACCACGCTCGGCACCACGGTGGCGGCGGTCGGGCTGCAGATGCCCGCGCTCTTCCTGGCCGGCTTCCTGCCGATGATGCTGGTGGCGTTCGCGTACCGGGAACTCAACAAGGCCGTCCCGGACAGTGGCACCTCCTTCACCTGGACGGTCAAGGCCTTCGGGCCGCACGTCGGCTGGATGTGCGGCTGGGGGCTGGTGGTGGCCACCATCATCGTGCTGTCGAATCTCGCGGGGGTGGCCACGGAGTACTTCTACCTGCTGCTCGGCGAGGCCACCGGCAGCGAGTGGATCACCGGGCTGAACGACGACAAGCTGGTGCACGTCCTGACCTGCCTGACGCTGATCGCGCTGGCGACGGCGATCAGCTACCGGGGCATGACGGCCACCAAGGGCGTGCAGTACGCCCTGGTGGGGCTGCAGCTCGCGGTGCTCGGCGTCTTCGCGGTGATGGCGATCGGCAAGGCGGTCGCCGGTGACGCGCCGGGCTCGCTGGACTTCTCCTGGAGCTGGCTCGACCCGTTCCAGGCCGACTCGTTCTCCGCCTTCGTGGCCGGCCTGTCGCTCTCGCTCTTCATGTACTGGGGCTGGGACGCCTGCCTGAGCGCCAACGAGGAGACCGGCGGCAGCGAGAAGACCCCGGGCCGGGCCGCCGTGCTGGCGATGGTCGTGCTGGTCGGCTCGTACCTGTTCACCGCCGTCGCCGTCCAGATGTACGCGGGCGTCGGCAGCACCGGCACCGGGCTGGGCAACAAGGAGACCTCCTCGAACGTCTTCGCCGCGCTGGCCGGTCCGGTGATGGGGCCGACGCTGGGCATCCTGCTGTTCGTCGCGGTGCTCGCCTCGGCGGCCGCCAGCCTGCAGACCACCTTCATCCCGGTCAGCCGGACGGTGCTGGCGATGAGCGTCTACGAGGCGCTGCCGCCGTCCTTCACCGAGGTCAACGAGAAGTACCGGACCCCGGGCCGGGCGATCGTCACGGCGGGCGTCGGGACCGGCGTCTTCTACACCGTGATGACCCTGGTCAGCGAGAACGTCCTCTCGGACACCATCGCCGCGCTGACCCTGATGATCTGCTTCTACTACTCACTGACCGCCTTCGCCTGCGCCTGGTACTTCCGCCGGGACTTCGGCAGGTCGGTCCGGGACGCGCTGCTCAAGGTGGTCTTCCCGCTGGTCGGCGGGCTGACCCTGGCCGGCATCTTCGCGCAGAGCCTGCGCGACATGATCAAGCCCGACTACGGCCAGGGCAGCTCGGTCTTCGGCGTCGGCTCGGTATTCGTGATCGGTGTCGGCGTGCTGGCCCTCGGCCTGGTGGTGATGGCCGTGATGATGCGGCGCAGCCCGGCCTTCTTCCGCGGTGAGGTGCTCACCCGGGAGACCCCGGCGCTGGTGCTGCCGGAGTAG